One Mastacembelus armatus chromosome 10, fMasArm1.2, whole genome shotgun sequence DNA window includes the following coding sequences:
- the elp1 gene encoding elongator complex protein 1 isoform X2: MMTKDFEPITEVGVHQDDFGEGKFITVGWGRKETQFHGSEGKQAAQRKIQEVRPAAPWDDRRPRVTWRGDGQLFAVSAVCPQTGARKVRVWNREGVLQATSEPISGLEQALCWKPSGSLIASTQRHPNKHSVVFLEKNGLLHGDFTLPFNKDQAKVKDLLWNSDSTVLAVWLEDMTAGEDGQVHTYVQLWTVGNYHWYLKQSLNFGRDPQKAPVCVCWDAESPLRLHMVTRTWTSITYDWGWTTERSPGLDDTDDASVAVIDGSKILVTTFRQRVVPPPMCSFELQLKSPVNQVTFLCRPHGTNQLAALTADGQISVYSQDSGQHTDKTADGFRIMSRPLVLQKTFRVALLQDDPVALRQLLWLRDELFVGVGSGLLPTSSTLLMLHPAEDASDTLTVRSEIEVDGVVVSMVQCCATGTVALQLGDGQIRRLLWDCPEPSVEKWCDSSGCRINFPVPCVQMALCSISGEEHLLGLTDRSHLYAGDAELASNVSSFAVCNDFLLVTTHSHACRCLHLSSLSVKGLQVALASDGGQNDESLRRVERGSRIVTVVPQDTRVILQMPRGNLETVHHRALVLAQLRQWLDSLRFRETFECMRKLRINLNLIYDHNPKVFLENVKTFVTQLDSINYINLFLTELKEEDTASTMYPRPESSCVQSQPAPGQKKVDVVCDSLRSAMESMDPNKFCLSILTAHVKKTVPELEVALQKVRKLRENPPAAPGAVTAEEALKYLLFLVNVNDLYEHSLGTYDFELVLMVAEKSQKDPKEYIPFLNMLKSLEPNYQRYTIDKHLKRYRKALHHLSKCGEEHFPEALKLVKEQKLYSEALRLYTANGAQYKALSCAYAEHLVEQQQAEQAGLLLWRCGETIRALQAFASSSSWRNAICVAQQIPLPPDQLALLARDLAEKLTEQRRYSEAALLLDQYAKDCEEAIVALVTGAVWDEALRLIYMHNRQDITETNLKPALTEAVGTQVVFLEAQVATFTRHRARLAVVREQKQKARLDMLDEDGPDCPDAELYSEASSVMTSSKYSQSNSRISSRSSKNRRKAERKKLSLKEGSPMEDRALMHALGEIITTVDKMREEVHNLLKALVLFQFDKQAEKLQVVYEEALQMMESAVPEVWPEGLPNNQAPLTGPNSTANSIMASFQQQKPAASQQDAEVLTPPKMRNGVKWKLTILK; the protein is encoded by the exons ATGATGACCAAAGACTTTGAGCCGATCACCGAGGTCGGAGTTCACCAGGATGACTTTGGGGAAG GCAAGTTCATCACGGTGGGCTGGGGCAGGAAGGAAACTCAGTTCCATGGCTCCGAGGGGAAACAAGCAGCGCAGAGGAAGATCCAG GAGGTGCGGCCCGCTGCTCCGTGGGACGACCGCCGGCCGCGGGTGACGTGGCGAGGTGACGGCCAGCTGTTTGCCGTCAGCGCCGTCTGTCCTCAGACCGGAGCCAGGAAGGTGCGGGTGTGGAACAGAGAGGGAGTCCTGCAGGCCACCAGCGAGCCCATCAGCGGCCTGGAGCAGGCACTGTGCTGGAA ACCCTCTGGCAGCCTGATAGCGAGCACTCAGCGTCACCCCAACAAACACAGTGTGGTGTTTCTGGAAAAGAACGGACTCCTGCACGGAGACTTCACGCTGCCATTCAACAAAGATCAGGCAAAG GTGAAGGACCTGCTGTGGAACAGTGACTCCACAGTTTTAGCTGTGTGGTTGGAGGATATGACAGCTGGGGAGGACGGGCAGGTCCACACTTACG TGCAGCTGTGGACGGTGGGAAACTACCACTGGTATCTGAAGCAGAGTCTGAACTTTGGCAGAGACCCTCAAAAGGCTCCAGTCTGTGTCTGCTGGGACGCAGAGAGCCCCCTAAGGCTCCACATGGTGACCCGCACTTGGACCAGCATCACTTACGACTGGGGCTGGACGACGGAGCGGAGCCCCGGGCTGGACGACACCGACGACGCCAGCGTGGCTGTGATTGATGGAA GTAAAATCCTGGTGACGACATTCAGGCAGCGTGTGGTTCCTCCTCCCATGTGTTCATTCGAGCTCCAGCTGAAATCACCCGTGAACCAGGTGACCTTCCTCTGCCGGCCTCACGGGACCAATCAGCTGGCAGCGCTCACTGCTGACGGACAGATCTCCGTCTACAGCCAAG ATTCAGgacaacacactgacaaaacagcaGATGGGTTCAGGATTATGTCTCGACCTCTGGTCCTCCAGAAAACCTTCAG AGTCGCACTTCTCCAGGATGACCCTGTGGCCCTGCGGCAGCTGCTGTGGCTGCGGGATGAGCTGTTTGTGGGAGTGGGCTCTGGTTTGCTGCCGACCTCCTCCACTCTGCTGATGCTCCATCCTGCTGAGGACGCCAGTGACACGCTCACTGTCAG GTCTGAGATAGAAGTGGACGGTGTTGTCGTCAGTATGGTTCAGTGCTGTGCGACCGGCACTGTGGCCCTACAGCTCGGGGATGGACAGATAAGGAGGCTGCTCTGGG ACTGTCCAGAGCCGTCAGTGGAGAAGTGGTGCGACTCCAGCGGATGTAGAATCAACTTCCCGGTTCCCTGTGTGCAGATGGCCCTCTGCAGCATCAGCGGAGAG GAACATCTTCTCGGCCTGACAGACAGATCTCACCTGTATGCTGGAGACGCAGAG CTCGCCTCAAACGTTTCCTCCTTTGCCGTTTGCAATGACTTCCTTCTCGTCACCACACACTCCCACGCCTGCCGCTGCCTCCACCTGAGCTCACTCAGTGTCAAAG GGCTGCAGGTGGCCTTGGCCTCAGATGGAGGTCAGAATGACGAGTCACTGCGTCGAGTGGAGAGAGGATCCAGGATCGTCACTGTGGTGCCTCAAGATACCAGAGTGATTTTACAG ATGCCTCGTGGGAACCTGGAGACTGTGCACCATCGAGCGCTGGTGTTGGCTCAGCTCAGACAGTGGTTGGACAG ctTGAGGTTCAGAGAAACGTTTGAGTGTATGAGGAAGTTGAGGATCAATCTCAACCTCATTTATGATCACAACCCAAAG GTTTTCCTGGAGAACGTAAAGACCTTCGTCACACAACTCGACTCGATCAACTACATCAACCTCTTCCTCACTGAGCTCAA GGAGGAAGATACAGCCAGCACCATGTACCCCCGACCTGAAAGCAGCTGCGTCCAATCCCAGCCTGCCCCTGGGCAGAAGAAGGTGGATGTGGTGTGTGACTCTTTACGGAGCGCCATGGAATCAATGGATCCAAACAA GTTCTGTCTGTCCATACTCACTGCTCACGTGAAGAAGACAGTTCCTGAACTCGAGGTCGCTCTGCAGAAAGTCCGCAAGCTTCGAG AGAACCCTCCTGCAGCTCCCGGTGCTGTGACTGCTGAAGAGGCACTGAAgtacctcctcttcctcgtcaATGTCAACGACCTGTACGAACACTCTCTGGGAACCTACGACTTTGAGCTCGTGCTCATGGTGGCAGAGAAATCCCAGAAG GACCCCAAAGAGTACATTCCCTTCTTAAACATGCTGAAGAGCCTGGAGCCAAACTACCAACGCTACACCATCGACAAACACCTGAAGCGCTACAGGAAGGCCCTTCATCACCTCAGCAAGTGCG GAGAGGAACATTTTCCTGAAGCTCTGAAACTGGTGAAGGAGCAGAAACTCTACAGTGAGGCTCTGCGACTGTACACAGCAAACGGCGCTCAGTACAAG gCTCTGAGCTGCGCCTATGCCGAGCACCTcgtggagcagcagcaggcggAGCAGGCCGGGCTGTTGCTGTGGCGATGCGGAGAAACAATCAGGGCCCTGCAGGCGTTTGCCAGTAGCTCCAGCTGGAGAAATGCAATCTGTGTGGCGCAGCAGATCCCGCTGCCACCTGACCAGTTGGCTCTGCTGGCCAGAGACCTGGCAG AGAAGTTGACTGAACAGCGACGATATTCAgaagctgctctgctgctggacCAGTACGCCAAA GACTGTGAGGAAGCCATCGTGGCTCTGGTCACTGGTGCAGTCTGGGACGAGGCGCTGCGATTG ATTTACATGCACAACAGGCAAGACATCACAGAAACCAACCTGAAACCTGCTCTGACAGAAG CTGTCGGCACCCAGGTGGTCTTCCTGGAGGCTCAGGTAGCGACGTTCACACGACACAGGGCCCGACTGGCTGTTGTTCgagagcagaaacagaaggCCAGACTGGACATGCTGG ACGAGGACGGTCCAGACTGTCCTGATGCTGAGCTTTACTCTGAAGCCAGCAGTGTGATGACCAGCTCCAAATACTCCCAGAGTAACTCCCGCATCTCCTC GAGATCATCAAAGAATCGGCGGAAGGCCGAGCGGAAGAAGCTCAGTCTGAAGGAAGGAAGCCCGATGGAAGACAGGGCGCTGATGCACGCTCTGGGTGAGATTATCACCACGGTGGACAAGATGAGAG AGGAAGTGCACAACCTGCTGAAAGCCCTGGTGCTGTTCCAGTTCGACAAGCAGGcggagaagctgcaggtggtGTATGAGGAGGCTCTGCAGATGATGGAGTCAGCTGTGCCTGAGGTGTGGCCTGAAGGTCTCCCCAATAATCAAGCCCCG CTCACGGGGCCAAACTCCACTGCAAACAGCATCATGGCTTCTttccagcagcagaaacctgCAGCTTCACAACAAG ATGCAGAGGTCCTTACGCCACCAAAGATGAGAAACGGTGTCAAGTGGAAGCTCACTATTCTTAAATGA
- the elp1 gene encoding elongator complex protein 1 isoform X1, whose translation MRNLKLLKTLRGSGLQGPGSPQRFSVRADTGSLLVSSQYSITEFDPRTGQVVSEASLTADGFLPEDGTGLVVGLQDLSELESACLATASGDVILFNLGTRQLECVGSVDSGLTSMSWSPDEELVLLTTGQETIIMMTKDFEPITEVGVHQDDFGEGKFITVGWGRKETQFHGSEGKQAAQRKIQEVRPAAPWDDRRPRVTWRGDGQLFAVSAVCPQTGARKVRVWNREGVLQATSEPISGLEQALCWKPSGSLIASTQRHPNKHSVVFLEKNGLLHGDFTLPFNKDQAKVKDLLWNSDSTVLAVWLEDMTAGEDGQVHTYVQLWTVGNYHWYLKQSLNFGRDPQKAPVCVCWDAESPLRLHMVTRTWTSITYDWGWTTERSPGLDDTDDASVAVIDGSKILVTTFRQRVVPPPMCSFELQLKSPVNQVTFLCRPHGTNQLAALTADGQISVYSQDSGQHTDKTADGFRIMSRPLVLQKTFRVALLQDDPVALRQLLWLRDELFVGVGSGLLPTSSTLLMLHPAEDASDTLTVRSEIEVDGVVVSMVQCCATGTVALQLGDGQIRRLLWDCPEPSVEKWCDSSGCRINFPVPCVQMALCSISGEEHLLGLTDRSHLYAGDAELASNVSSFAVCNDFLLVTTHSHACRCLHLSSLSVKGLQVALASDGGQNDESLRRVERGSRIVTVVPQDTRVILQMPRGNLETVHHRALVLAQLRQWLDSLRFRETFECMRKLRINLNLIYDHNPKVFLENVKTFVTQLDSINYINLFLTELKEEDTASTMYPRPESSCVQSQPAPGQKKVDVVCDSLRSAMESMDPNKFCLSILTAHVKKTVPELEVALQKVRKLRENPPAAPGAVTAEEALKYLLFLVNVNDLYEHSLGTYDFELVLMVAEKSQKDPKEYIPFLNMLKSLEPNYQRYTIDKHLKRYRKALHHLSKCGEEHFPEALKLVKEQKLYSEALRLYTANGAQYKALSCAYAEHLVEQQQAEQAGLLLWRCGETIRALQAFASSSSWRNAICVAQQIPLPPDQLALLARDLAEKLTEQRRYSEAALLLDQYAKDCEEAIVALVTGAVWDEALRLIYMHNRQDITETNLKPALTEAVGTQVVFLEAQVATFTRHRARLAVVREQKQKARLDMLDEDGPDCPDAELYSEASSVMTSSKYSQSNSRISSRSSKNRRKAERKKLSLKEGSPMEDRALMHALGEIITTVDKMREEVHNLLKALVLFQFDKQAEKLQVVYEEALQMMESAVPEVWPEGLPNNQAPLTGPNSTANSIMASFQQQKPAASQQDAEVLTPPKMRNGVKWKLTILK comes from the exons ATGAGGAACCTGAAGCTACTAAAGACCCTCCGGGGCTCAGGGCTGCAGGGTCCGGGCTCCCCGCAGCGTTTCTCTGTGCGGGCGGACACTGGTTCGCTGCTGGTTTCATCCCAGTACTCCATCACGGAGTTCGACCCCCGAACTGGCCAG GTTGTAAGCGAGGCTTCGCTGACTGCTGACGGCTTCCTCCCGGAGGACGGTACCGGCCTGGTGGTCGGACTGCAGGACTTATCCGAACTGGAGTCGGCGTGTTTGGCCACAGCTAGTGGTGACGTCATCCTCTTCAACCTCGGCACCCGGCAG CTGGAGTGTGTCGGCAGCGTGGACAGCGGTCTGACCTCAATGAGCTGGAGTCCGGACGAAGAGCTCGTCCTTCTCACTACTG GTCAGGAAACTATCATCATGATGACCAAAGACTTTGAGCCGATCACCGAGGTCGGAGTTCACCAGGATGACTTTGGGGAAG GCAAGTTCATCACGGTGGGCTGGGGCAGGAAGGAAACTCAGTTCCATGGCTCCGAGGGGAAACAAGCAGCGCAGAGGAAGATCCAG GAGGTGCGGCCCGCTGCTCCGTGGGACGACCGCCGGCCGCGGGTGACGTGGCGAGGTGACGGCCAGCTGTTTGCCGTCAGCGCCGTCTGTCCTCAGACCGGAGCCAGGAAGGTGCGGGTGTGGAACAGAGAGGGAGTCCTGCAGGCCACCAGCGAGCCCATCAGCGGCCTGGAGCAGGCACTGTGCTGGAA ACCCTCTGGCAGCCTGATAGCGAGCACTCAGCGTCACCCCAACAAACACAGTGTGGTGTTTCTGGAAAAGAACGGACTCCTGCACGGAGACTTCACGCTGCCATTCAACAAAGATCAGGCAAAG GTGAAGGACCTGCTGTGGAACAGTGACTCCACAGTTTTAGCTGTGTGGTTGGAGGATATGACAGCTGGGGAGGACGGGCAGGTCCACACTTACG TGCAGCTGTGGACGGTGGGAAACTACCACTGGTATCTGAAGCAGAGTCTGAACTTTGGCAGAGACCCTCAAAAGGCTCCAGTCTGTGTCTGCTGGGACGCAGAGAGCCCCCTAAGGCTCCACATGGTGACCCGCACTTGGACCAGCATCACTTACGACTGGGGCTGGACGACGGAGCGGAGCCCCGGGCTGGACGACACCGACGACGCCAGCGTGGCTGTGATTGATGGAA GTAAAATCCTGGTGACGACATTCAGGCAGCGTGTGGTTCCTCCTCCCATGTGTTCATTCGAGCTCCAGCTGAAATCACCCGTGAACCAGGTGACCTTCCTCTGCCGGCCTCACGGGACCAATCAGCTGGCAGCGCTCACTGCTGACGGACAGATCTCCGTCTACAGCCAAG ATTCAGgacaacacactgacaaaacagcaGATGGGTTCAGGATTATGTCTCGACCTCTGGTCCTCCAGAAAACCTTCAG AGTCGCACTTCTCCAGGATGACCCTGTGGCCCTGCGGCAGCTGCTGTGGCTGCGGGATGAGCTGTTTGTGGGAGTGGGCTCTGGTTTGCTGCCGACCTCCTCCACTCTGCTGATGCTCCATCCTGCTGAGGACGCCAGTGACACGCTCACTGTCAG GTCTGAGATAGAAGTGGACGGTGTTGTCGTCAGTATGGTTCAGTGCTGTGCGACCGGCACTGTGGCCCTACAGCTCGGGGATGGACAGATAAGGAGGCTGCTCTGGG ACTGTCCAGAGCCGTCAGTGGAGAAGTGGTGCGACTCCAGCGGATGTAGAATCAACTTCCCGGTTCCCTGTGTGCAGATGGCCCTCTGCAGCATCAGCGGAGAG GAACATCTTCTCGGCCTGACAGACAGATCTCACCTGTATGCTGGAGACGCAGAG CTCGCCTCAAACGTTTCCTCCTTTGCCGTTTGCAATGACTTCCTTCTCGTCACCACACACTCCCACGCCTGCCGCTGCCTCCACCTGAGCTCACTCAGTGTCAAAG GGCTGCAGGTGGCCTTGGCCTCAGATGGAGGTCAGAATGACGAGTCACTGCGTCGAGTGGAGAGAGGATCCAGGATCGTCACTGTGGTGCCTCAAGATACCAGAGTGATTTTACAG ATGCCTCGTGGGAACCTGGAGACTGTGCACCATCGAGCGCTGGTGTTGGCTCAGCTCAGACAGTGGTTGGACAG ctTGAGGTTCAGAGAAACGTTTGAGTGTATGAGGAAGTTGAGGATCAATCTCAACCTCATTTATGATCACAACCCAAAG GTTTTCCTGGAGAACGTAAAGACCTTCGTCACACAACTCGACTCGATCAACTACATCAACCTCTTCCTCACTGAGCTCAA GGAGGAAGATACAGCCAGCACCATGTACCCCCGACCTGAAAGCAGCTGCGTCCAATCCCAGCCTGCCCCTGGGCAGAAGAAGGTGGATGTGGTGTGTGACTCTTTACGGAGCGCCATGGAATCAATGGATCCAAACAA GTTCTGTCTGTCCATACTCACTGCTCACGTGAAGAAGACAGTTCCTGAACTCGAGGTCGCTCTGCAGAAAGTCCGCAAGCTTCGAG AGAACCCTCCTGCAGCTCCCGGTGCTGTGACTGCTGAAGAGGCACTGAAgtacctcctcttcctcgtcaATGTCAACGACCTGTACGAACACTCTCTGGGAACCTACGACTTTGAGCTCGTGCTCATGGTGGCAGAGAAATCCCAGAAG GACCCCAAAGAGTACATTCCCTTCTTAAACATGCTGAAGAGCCTGGAGCCAAACTACCAACGCTACACCATCGACAAACACCTGAAGCGCTACAGGAAGGCCCTTCATCACCTCAGCAAGTGCG GAGAGGAACATTTTCCTGAAGCTCTGAAACTGGTGAAGGAGCAGAAACTCTACAGTGAGGCTCTGCGACTGTACACAGCAAACGGCGCTCAGTACAAG gCTCTGAGCTGCGCCTATGCCGAGCACCTcgtggagcagcagcaggcggAGCAGGCCGGGCTGTTGCTGTGGCGATGCGGAGAAACAATCAGGGCCCTGCAGGCGTTTGCCAGTAGCTCCAGCTGGAGAAATGCAATCTGTGTGGCGCAGCAGATCCCGCTGCCACCTGACCAGTTGGCTCTGCTGGCCAGAGACCTGGCAG AGAAGTTGACTGAACAGCGACGATATTCAgaagctgctctgctgctggacCAGTACGCCAAA GACTGTGAGGAAGCCATCGTGGCTCTGGTCACTGGTGCAGTCTGGGACGAGGCGCTGCGATTG ATTTACATGCACAACAGGCAAGACATCACAGAAACCAACCTGAAACCTGCTCTGACAGAAG CTGTCGGCACCCAGGTGGTCTTCCTGGAGGCTCAGGTAGCGACGTTCACACGACACAGGGCCCGACTGGCTGTTGTTCgagagcagaaacagaaggCCAGACTGGACATGCTGG ACGAGGACGGTCCAGACTGTCCTGATGCTGAGCTTTACTCTGAAGCCAGCAGTGTGATGACCAGCTCCAAATACTCCCAGAGTAACTCCCGCATCTCCTC GAGATCATCAAAGAATCGGCGGAAGGCCGAGCGGAAGAAGCTCAGTCTGAAGGAAGGAAGCCCGATGGAAGACAGGGCGCTGATGCACGCTCTGGGTGAGATTATCACCACGGTGGACAAGATGAGAG AGGAAGTGCACAACCTGCTGAAAGCCCTGGTGCTGTTCCAGTTCGACAAGCAGGcggagaagctgcaggtggtGTATGAGGAGGCTCTGCAGATGATGGAGTCAGCTGTGCCTGAGGTGTGGCCTGAAGGTCTCCCCAATAATCAAGCCCCG CTCACGGGGCCAAACTCCACTGCAAACAGCATCATGGCTTCTttccagcagcagaaacctgCAGCTTCACAACAAG ATGCAGAGGTCCTTACGCCACCAAAGATGAGAAACGGTGTCAAGTGGAAGCTCACTATTCTTAAATGA